In Clostridium sp. JN-1, one genomic interval encodes:
- the mtaB gene encoding tRNA (N(6)-L-threonylcarbamoyladenosine(37)-C(2))-methylthiotransferase MtaB, which produces MKVGFATLGCRVNQYETEAMAEKFIKQDYEIVKFEDFADVYVINTCTVTNMGDKKSRQMIHRARRQNPNAVIAVVGCYSQIKPQEVSKIDGVDIVLGTRNKGDILHWVNEVMNDRSKVIEVGDVLKNKVFEDLKIKEYQDRTRAFLKIQDGCNRFCSYCLIPFARGGVCSRDPKTVVEEVKRLASHGFKEIILSGIHIASYGVDLSGDWNLLKMLETLDNIEGIERIRIGSIDPQFFTSGVVEKISVLKKLCHHFHLSLQSGCDATLKRMNRRYTTLEYADIVKDLRKYVKDVSITTDIIVGFPGETDDEFESTYNFLKDIKLSKMHIFKYSSRKGTKAAEMKDQVDAKIKDIRSKRLIQLNEILEGEFISKFIGKNMKVLYEQKISGTENQYEGYTSNYIRAVSESDQNLQGKLVSTKILKVNKDHAVGII; this is translated from the coding sequence ATGAAAGTTGGTTTTGCTACATTAGGCTGTAGGGTAAATCAGTATGAAACGGAAGCTATGGCAGAAAAGTTTATAAAGCAAGATTATGAAATAGTCAAGTTCGAAGATTTTGCAGATGTATATGTGATAAACACATGTACTGTCACAAATATGGGTGATAAAAAATCAAGACAAATGATACATAGAGCTAGAAGGCAAAATCCAAATGCTGTAATAGCTGTTGTAGGATGTTATTCACAAATCAAACCTCAAGAAGTTTCAAAAATAGATGGAGTAGATATAGTATTAGGTACAAGAAATAAAGGCGATATATTACATTGGGTAAATGAAGTAATGAATGACAGGAGTAAAGTAATAGAAGTAGGAGACGTACTAAAAAACAAGGTATTTGAAGATTTAAAAATAAAAGAATATCAGGACAGGACGAGGGCTTTTTTAAAAATCCAAGATGGATGTAATAGATTTTGTTCATATTGTCTTATACCTTTTGCAAGAGGTGGAGTTTGCAGCAGAGATCCTAAAACTGTTGTAGAAGAAGTAAAAAGGCTAGCAAGTCACGGGTTTAAGGAGATAATATTATCTGGAATACATATAGCTTCTTATGGAGTGGATTTAAGCGGTGATTGGAACTTGCTTAAAATGCTTGAAACATTGGACAATATTGAAGGTATAGAAAGAATCAGAATTGGTTCAATAGATCCCCAATTTTTTACGAGCGGTGTAGTAGAGAAAATTTCAGTACTAAAAAAGTTGTGCCATCATTTCCATTTATCCCTTCAAAGCGGATGTGATGCAACCTTGAAAAGGATGAATAGAAGATATACAACTTTAGAATATGCTGATATTGTAAAAGACTTAAGAAAGTATGTAAAGGATGTATCAATAACGACAGATATTATAGTTGGTTTTCCCGGTGAAACAGATGATGAATTTGAATCAACATATAATTTCTTAAAAGATATTAAACTATCTAAAATGCATATATTCAAGTATAGTTCTAGAAAAGGAACAAAAGCAGCAGAAATGAAAGATCAGGTAGATGCTAAAATTAAAGATATAAGAAGTAAGAGATTAATACAGTTAAACGAAATATTGGAAGGTGAGTTTATATCGAAGTTTATAGGAAAGAATATGAAAGTACTTTATGAACAAAAGATAAGCGGAACCGAAAATCAGTATGAAGGATATACATCGAATTATATAAGGGCAGTATCTGAAAGTGATCAAAATTTACAAGGTAAGCTTGTTTCCACTAAAATATTAAAAGTAAATAAAGATCATGCTGTTGGAATTATATAA
- a CDS encoding histidine triad nucleotide-binding protein, producing the protein MQNCIFCKIIKGEIPCQKVYEDDMVLSFKDIEPAAPSHVLIIPKKHISSLNDVTEEDSKIIAHVFMAAQKIVKELGIDKDGYRIVSNCGENGGQSVPHVHFHLLGGRSLQWPPG; encoded by the coding sequence ATGCAAAATTGTATTTTTTGTAAAATAATCAAAGGCGAAATACCATGTCAAAAAGTATATGAAGATGATATGGTCTTAAGTTTTAAGGATATAGAACCTGCGGCTCCATCTCATGTTTTAATAATACCAAAAAAACATATATCGAGCTTAAATGATGTTACAGAAGAAGATTCAAAGATAATAGCTCATGTTTTTATGGCCGCCCAAAAAATAGTTAAAGAGCTTGGAATAGATAAAGATGGATACAGAATAGTTAGCAATTGTGGAGAAAATGGAGGACAGTCAGTTCCTCATGTCCACTTTCACTTACTTGGAGGAAGATCATTGCAGTGGCCGCCGGGCTAA
- the rpsU gene encoding 30S ribosomal protein S21, whose translation MSEIRVGENETIESALRRFKRKCARAGVLSEVRKREHYEKPSVKRKKKSEAARKRKFK comes from the coding sequence ATGTCAGAAATAAGGGTTGGAGAAAACGAAACAATAGAAAGCGCATTGAGAAGATTTAAAAGAAAATGTGCTAGAGCTGGTGTTCTTTCAGAAGTTAGAAAAAGAGAACACTATGAAAAACCAAGTGTAAAAAGAAAAAAGAAATCTGAAGCTGCAAGAAAGAGAAAGTTTAAATAG
- a CDS encoding GatB/YqeY domain-containing protein yields the protein MSLKERLQEDWKQALKARDKFKANTISMARSAILVAEKSGEGTLDDERVIEILSKEVKQRRESILEFEKGNRQDLIDEAKAEIEILLDYLPQQLNEEEISEIVRQAVDEVGANDIKSMGKVMAVVVPKTKGRADGKLVSQIVKKYLNK from the coding sequence ATGTCTCTTAAAGAAAGACTGCAGGAAGATTGGAAGCAAGCTTTAAAAGCAAGGGATAAGTTTAAAGCTAATACTATAAGCATGGCAAGATCAGCCATATTAGTAGCTGAAAAGAGTGGAGAAGGAACTTTAGATGATGAGAGAGTTATTGAAATATTATCTAAAGAAGTAAAACAAAGGCGTGAGTCTATATTAGAGTTTGAAAAAGGAAACAGACAGGATTTAATTGATGAAGCAAAAGCTGAAATAGAGATCTTGTTAGATTACCTTCCTCAGCAGTTAAACGAAGAGGAAATTTCCGAAATTGTTCGTCAAGCAGTTGATGAAGTGGGTGCTAATGACATAAAATCAATGGGAAAAGTTATGGCAGTTGTTGTACCTAAGACTAAAGGTAGAGCAGATGGCAAACTTGTAAGTCAAATTGTAAAAAAATATTTGAATAAATAA
- the yqfC gene encoding sporulation protein YqfC, which yields MKNNLSTAKEIIVDKLDLPRDIILNVPKIIVTGDSEITIENHKGVVAFSENQVKVSSGIGLISIYGSNFEIIFMGGTTIVIGGKFKSVIYESRK from the coding sequence ATGAAGAACAACTTAAGTACAGCAAAAGAAATTATTGTAGACAAGTTAGATTTACCAAGGGATATAATTTTAAATGTGCCTAAAATTATAGTTACGGGAGATAGTGAAATAACAATAGAAAATCATAAGGGTGTTGTTGCTTTTTCAGAAAATCAGGTTAAGGTAAGCTCAGGTATTGGATTGATATCTATATATGGCAGTAATTTTGAGATAATATTTATGGGAGGAACCACCATAGTGATTGGTGGAAAATTTAAATCGGTTATATATGAGTCAAGAAAATAA
- the yqfD gene encoding sporulation protein YqfD yields the protein MSQENKSNFKKFGNGIIIIEIQSLKPEKFINAMWKNNIYVRNIVRKNITTIVMNANLKDYYKIKSIADRTHSKMKVVGRKGLAFLVMRIKRRIALVIGIISFMGIIYYLSTFVWSVQVSVDKNLTPYEIRQQLASYGVHSGIRKKNINVYDIENKLIKNNDNIMWVRVRIEGSKLKVSAMERQSPPKVVNDDTPCNLAAKRDGEVLRVYTKAGTPVVKEGDIVKKGQLLVKGEQGAEDSTYPVHSVGDVICKTFYEEVKNVNINSVKRERTGNKIENVYFYLGKKKVYIKKSKNKFIKYDKIDCNKFFVHFETYYEVKETTIRNDTKKLVDDTANELYNKICLNLDKSIKVKDKIVNYKAQDTTYKVSVLVVAEENIASPDNIDSK from the coding sequence ATGAGTCAAGAAAATAAATCTAATTTCAAAAAATTTGGGAATGGTATTATAATTATAGAAATTCAATCGTTAAAACCTGAAAAGTTTATAAATGCAATGTGGAAAAACAACATCTATGTAAGAAATATCGTAAGAAAAAATATAACTACGATAGTTATGAACGCTAACTTAAAGGATTACTACAAGATAAAATCAATAGCTGATAGAACTCACAGTAAGATGAAGGTAGTTGGAAGAAAAGGTCTTGCATTCTTAGTTATGAGAATAAAGAGAAGAATAGCTTTAGTAATTGGAATAATATCATTTATGGGTATAATATATTACTTATCTACTTTTGTATGGAGTGTACAGGTGAGTGTTGATAAAAACTTGACTCCTTATGAAATAAGACAGCAGCTTGCAAGTTATGGTGTACATTCTGGAATTAGAAAAAAGAATATAAATGTATATGATATAGAAAATAAATTAATAAAAAATAATGATAATATAATGTGGGTGAGAGTAAGAATAGAGGGCTCTAAATTAAAAGTATCAGCAATGGAAAGACAATCCCCACCTAAAGTAGTAAATGATGATACTCCATGTAATTTGGCTGCCAAACGTGATGGAGAAGTCTTAAGGGTGTATACAAAAGCTGGAACACCTGTTGTAAAGGAAGGTGACATTGTAAAAAAAGGTCAGCTGCTTGTGAAAGGAGAACAGGGAGCTGAAGATTCAACTTATCCAGTTCACTCGGTAGGAGACGTCATATGTAAGACTTTTTATGAAGAAGTTAAAAATGTAAATATTAATAGTGTAAAGAGAGAAAGAACAGGAAATAAAATTGAGAATGTATACTTTTATCTTGGAAAAAAGAAAGTGTATATAAAAAAATCTAAGAACAAATTTATAAAGTATGATAAAATAGATTGTAATAAATTCTTTGTACACTTTGAAACTTATTATGAGGTAAAAGAAACTACTATTCGTAATGACACTAAGAAGCTGGTAGATGATACAGCTAATGAGCTTTATAATAAGATATGTTTAAATCTTGATAAATCTATTAAGGTCAAAGATAAGATAGTAAATTATAAAGCCCAAGATACTACATATAAAGTAAGCGTTTTAGTTGTAGCAGAAGAAAATATAGCTTCACCTGATAATATCGATAGTAAATAG